One window from the genome of Spirosoma rhododendri encodes:
- a CDS encoding FecR family protein yields the protein MKSFDHSDLADFLNDPSFRAWVRGHATPDEADWWAQYAAQHSAKAVLLWQARETLLGLEQATFPANPDRVNMAIDSIMAATEPTLSRPGLAPATWRFGWAVTATVLICLLAGWGWHLNQQRPVTIYKQLVAHATVPMQEVVNDGSKTRLVLLADGSSVVLQPNSRISYPANFTAHRNREVYLTGEAFFEVAKNPHRPFLVYADKVITKVLGTSFTVRATAKEGVDVVVKTGRVSVFTRDDGQRTDKVASLQLKGLVLAPNQQVRFDRADNHLTRSLVESPARLDMVIQRPVFEFNNTPVSTVFAALTNAYGIEIIYDADMMKNCYLTASLDDEPLFEKLTMICRTLDAQYEQMDGKLIISSKGCP from the coding sequence GTGAAATCATTTGACCATTCCGATTTAGCTGATTTTCTCAACGATCCTTCCTTCCGGGCGTGGGTGCGTGGCCATGCAACGCCCGACGAAGCCGACTGGTGGGCGCAGTATGCAGCACAGCATTCCGCGAAAGCCGTGCTGCTCTGGCAGGCGCGTGAAACGCTGCTGGGCCTCGAACAGGCTACGTTTCCGGCCAACCCCGATCGGGTTAATATGGCCATCGACTCGATCATGGCGGCTACCGAACCGACCTTATCAAGACCCGGTCTGGCACCTGCCACCTGGCGATTCGGGTGGGCCGTAACGGCTACGGTATTGATTTGCCTGCTGGCGGGCTGGGGCTGGCATCTTAATCAGCAGCGGCCCGTAACGATTTACAAACAACTGGTTGCCCACGCCACAGTGCCGATGCAGGAAGTGGTCAACGACGGGTCGAAAACGCGGCTGGTGTTGCTGGCCGATGGGAGCTCGGTTGTGTTGCAGCCCAACAGCCGGATTAGCTATCCAGCCAATTTCACCGCGCACCGTAACCGCGAAGTGTACCTGACCGGCGAAGCGTTTTTTGAAGTAGCCAAGAACCCGCATCGGCCGTTTCTGGTCTACGCCGACAAGGTGATTACCAAAGTGCTGGGCACCAGCTTTACGGTGCGTGCTACGGCGAAAGAAGGCGTCGATGTGGTGGTGAAAACGGGCCGGGTATCGGTCTTCACGCGCGACGACGGCCAACGTACCGACAAGGTAGCCTCGCTTCAGCTGAAAGGATTGGTGCTAGCACCGAATCAGCAGGTGCGCTTCGACCGGGCCGACAACCACCTGACGCGCTCGCTGGTCGAATCGCCCGCGCGGCTCGACATGGTTATTCAGCGGCCCGTATTTGAGTTCAACAATACGCCGGTCAGTACGGTATTTGCGGCCCTGACCAACGCGTACGGTATCGAAATCATCTACGATGCCGATATGATGAAGAACTGTTATCTGACAGCCTCGCTGGACGATGAACCGCTCTTCGAGAAACTGACAATGATTTGCCGGACGCTGGATGCTCAGTACGAGCAGATGGACGGGAAGCTCATTATTTCCAGTAAAGGTTGCCCCTGA
- a CDS encoding RNA polymerase sigma factor → MPDYANHLSDELLWEAFKQGDRLAFRQILTVHYTSLFRFGARYSKNPAFVEDCLHDLFVYLWDRRQHVSPTNSIRKYLFTSFRHKLLLELQRTHRRGWVDEEEAQDVAPDQTIEDFFVFIETEQLSAQKIKYLIDLLPQRQQEALHLRYYEDMDIDQIAHVMTINRQSVSNHLYKALSFLRENW, encoded by the coding sequence ATGCCTGATTACGCCAATCATCTGTCCGACGAGCTTCTTTGGGAAGCGTTCAAACAGGGCGACCGGCTGGCCTTTCGGCAGATTCTTACGGTGCACTACACATCGCTGTTTCGGTTCGGCGCGCGCTACAGCAAGAACCCGGCGTTTGTCGAAGATTGTCTGCACGACCTGTTTGTGTATCTCTGGGACCGTCGGCAACACGTCAGCCCGACCAATAGCATTCGGAAATACCTGTTCACGTCGTTTCGGCACAAACTCCTGCTCGAACTGCAACGTACGCACCGGCGCGGCTGGGTCGACGAGGAAGAAGCGCAGGACGTAGCCCCCGACCAGACAATCGAAGACTTTTTCGTCTTCATCGAAACTGAACAGCTATCGGCGCAGAAGATCAAATACCTGATCGATCTGTTGCCGCAGCGGCAGCAGGAAGCGCTGCACCTGCGCTACTACGAAGACATGGACATTGATCAGATTGCCCATGTGATGACGATCAACCGGCAGTCGGTTTCCAACCACCTTTACAAAGCACTTAGCTTCCTCCGCGAGAACTGGTAA
- a CDS encoding low temperature requirement protein A codes for MASDTSSGIPILRSSREPGHRQTTWPELLNDLVFTAIIAQLAQRLLTDDSDMSFLEFVLLFVPIWWLWNGETTYSTRFDNERDVTHRVLTSIQLIALIILATTIPRSVESEALSTVFAITYSITRFALLVEYGRVWYYLPETRDYIRRIVLGFSVSIILWVASVFVPIPYRYWLWALGLLIELTTPLVAIGAEHHKKFPPDVRHLPERYGLFTLLVLGQSITSIVNAMIDHGLTMRSVSATILCSIIVIGIWWAYFDRVDDEAVRKVEKDGSNLPYRFWLYLHLPLTMALTMVGVGMEMTVRNVDTLDLSRSAQWFITGALSGYFLTQACISLTTLLSGPCHPSFRRGIIVRFGLAVAFALLGFLENIGPLQLLSILVASVLGLILSDTLGPEPPSNFEGGKEKENQP; via the coding sequence ATGGCATCCGATACCAGTTCCGGCATTCCTATTCTGCGCAGTAGTCGCGAGCCGGGTCATCGGCAAACCACCTGGCCGGAACTGCTGAACGACCTCGTTTTCACGGCTATAATCGCCCAACTGGCGCAGCGACTGCTGACCGACGACAGCGATATGTCGTTCCTGGAATTCGTGCTGCTGTTCGTGCCGATCTGGTGGCTCTGGAACGGCGAAACCACCTATTCGACCCGCTTCGACAACGAGCGCGACGTTACGCACCGGGTGCTCACCAGTATTCAGCTGATCGCCCTGATTATTCTGGCAACCACCATTCCCCGGTCGGTCGAATCGGAAGCCCTGTCGACGGTCTTTGCCATTACGTATTCCATCACCCGCTTCGCACTGCTTGTGGAGTATGGCCGGGTGTGGTATTACCTGCCCGAAACTCGGGACTATATCCGACGCATCGTGCTGGGGTTTAGCGTTTCCATTATCCTGTGGGTCGCGTCTGTGTTCGTGCCGATTCCCTATCGGTACTGGCTGTGGGCGCTGGGCCTACTGATCGAGTTGACGACACCCCTCGTTGCGATAGGTGCCGAACACCACAAAAAATTTCCGCCCGACGTACGGCACCTGCCCGAACGCTACGGGCTGTTCACGCTGCTGGTACTGGGGCAGTCGATTACCAGCATCGTCAATGCGATGATCGACCACGGCCTGACGATGAGGTCTGTCAGTGCCACGATTCTTTGTTCCATCATCGTCATCGGTATCTGGTGGGCTTACTTCGACCGGGTTGACGATGAGGCTGTGCGTAAGGTGGAAAAAGACGGTTCGAATTTGCCGTACCGCTTCTGGCTTTACCTGCACTTGCCCCTGACGATGGCGCTGACGATGGTTGGCGTTGGGATGGAGATGACCGTACGAAACGTCGACACGCTCGATCTGTCGCGGTCGGCGCAATGGTTCATCACGGGGGCGCTGAGCGGCTATTTCCTGACGCAGGCCTGCATCAGCCTGACAACGCTGCTGTCGGGACCGTGCCACCCCAGCTTCAGACGGGGGATTATCGTCCGGTTTGGGCTGGCAGTGGCCTTTGCCCTGCTCGGCTTCCTGGAAAACATCGGGCCGCTACAGCTACTGAGCATACTGGTGGCAAGTGTGCTGGGCCTGATTCTGAGCGACACCCTGGGGCCCGAACCGCCGTCCAATTTTGAAGGCGGTAAGGAAAAAGAGAATCAACCGTGA
- a CDS encoding M14 family metallopeptidase, with translation MKHLFRTVFFISLWSPLLRAQPAPAPPDYQNHAQLSARLKALASRSDNAAAVESIGKSLSGNDIWVLTLGRGKATAKPALAIVAGIDGSHLAGTEMAVELAEKLLSSTSDSIRRVLDTKTIYVIPLVSPDAQAQAFAKLRFERTGNARDTDDDRDGHLNEDPFDDLNRDGQITQVRVEDPTGQYVPSKDDARVLVKADPAKGETGRYVLVSEGTDTDKDGQHNEDGEGGVAIDKNFTFDYPFFTPGSGEMPVSEPENRALLDFLAKSPNIYAVLTFGPYNNLSEAPRFDRAKTTKRIITGLLEKDATVGEQVSKLYNAQTSLKDAPAMPATKGNFAQTAYYHHGRFSFSTPGWWAPKTTAATPARRDSSATAKPTPPATATAAKGGDDNEDVRFLKWADANGLTNVYVNWTPIDHPDFPNRRAEVGGLVPFARQNPPVRFLADNVQKHVQFVTALAGRMPRIEIVNVRSESLGSGLHRVTAQVVNRGLLPTGSELGDRVRWVPKMKVELKLADKQSVVSGRRIMLRGPMAAGETMDVTFLVSGSGRVTLEAGNAMTGVQQQEINLK, from the coding sequence ATGAAACACCTTTTTCGTACTGTTTTCTTCATCAGCTTATGGAGTCCACTGCTCAGGGCACAACCCGCCCCGGCACCACCAGACTATCAGAATCACGCGCAGCTATCGGCCCGGTTGAAAGCACTGGCCAGCCGGTCGGACAATGCCGCTGCGGTTGAATCCATCGGTAAATCACTCAGTGGTAACGATATTTGGGTGCTCACCCTCGGCCGGGGGAAGGCAACCGCCAAACCGGCTTTGGCGATCGTGGCCGGTATTGATGGCAGTCATCTCGCCGGTACCGAAATGGCGGTTGAACTGGCCGAAAAACTGCTGAGCAGCACCAGTGACAGTATCCGCCGGGTGCTCGACACCAAGACTATCTACGTCATACCCCTCGTCAGCCCCGATGCACAGGCGCAGGCGTTCGCCAAGCTCCGCTTCGAGCGCACCGGCAACGCCCGCGACACCGACGACGACCGCGACGGGCACCTGAACGAAGACCCGTTTGACGACCTGAACCGCGACGGGCAGATTACGCAGGTGCGCGTCGAAGACCCGACGGGGCAGTACGTACCGAGCAAAGACGACGCGCGCGTGCTGGTGAAAGCCGATCCGGCGAAAGGCGAAACGGGCCGTTACGTGCTGGTATCGGAAGGAACCGACACCGACAAAGACGGGCAGCACAACGAAGACGGTGAGGGCGGGGTGGCAATCGACAAAAACTTCACCTTCGACTACCCGTTTTTCACGCCCGGCTCCGGCGAAATGCCCGTTTCGGAACCCGAAAATCGCGCTCTGCTCGACTTCCTTGCCAAATCGCCGAACATCTACGCCGTCCTGACTTTTGGACCGTACAACAATCTGAGCGAAGCGCCCAGGTTCGACCGGGCCAAAACGACGAAGCGCATCATTACGGGGTTGCTGGAAAAAGACGCGACAGTGGGCGAACAGGTGTCGAAACTGTACAACGCGCAGACGAGTCTGAAAGACGCCCCGGCCATGCCCGCGACCAAAGGCAACTTTGCCCAGACGGCCTACTACCACCACGGCCGGTTCAGTTTCTCGACGCCCGGCTGGTGGGCACCCAAAACTACGGCCGCTACTCCCGCCCGGCGCGATAGCAGTGCCACCGCCAAACCCACCCCGCCTGCGACGGCTACGGCGGCCAAAGGTGGGGACGACAACGAAGACGTCCGCTTCCTGAAATGGGCCGACGCTAACGGCCTGACCAACGTGTACGTCAACTGGACACCCATCGACCACCCCGATTTCCCGAATCGCAGGGCCGAAGTGGGTGGGCTGGTTCCGTTTGCCAGACAGAATCCGCCGGTCCGGTTCCTGGCCGACAATGTGCAGAAACACGTGCAGTTCGTAACGGCGCTGGCCGGGCGGATGCCGCGGATCGAGATCGTCAATGTGCGCAGCGAATCGCTGGGAAGCGGGCTGCATCGTGTTACGGCGCAGGTCGTGAATCGGGGACTGTTGCCAACGGGTAGCGAACTGGGCGACCGCGTGCGCTGGGTGCCGAAGATGAAAGTCGAGCTGAAACTAGCTGACAAACAGAGCGTCGTGTCGGGTCGTCGGATCATGCTGCGCGGCCCGATGGCAGCGGGGGAAACGATGGACGTAACGTTTCTCGTCAGCGGGTCCGGGCGCGTCACGCTCGAAGCCGGTAACGCCATGACCGGCGTTCAGCAGCAGGAAATCAATCTGAAATAA
- a CDS encoding M14 family metallopeptidase gives MKHILLITLSLFALTAVGQKQPAKTDDPGGLKAIGSPVNPKVPMRWNHYNDYGMITKFCQDLAKAYPDLVKLESMGKSYQGRDIWVLTITDTKTGNPARKPGFYIDGNIHSNEIQGSEVAMYTAWYLAESFADESYIQQLLKDRVFYIAPTINPDAREDFVKNPNNPNTPRSGMMPLDDDGDGQVDEDKYDDLDKDGNIVQMRRKSPLGRWNVDPSDPNRMVPAKPDEPGTYEILGYEGEDNDGDGLVNEDVIGQYDPNRDWGWGWQPDYIQRGALYYPGTLPETQAVKKFAMSHPNIAGAQSYHNYGGMFLRGPGSEEDVPYYTPGDIAVYDVIGKVGEKMIPGYRYLTIYKDLYTVYGGEIDWFSLGRGVFTFSTELMTSYKFFNQKSDENRFQNDEFNQFDKYLLLKDAYVPWKAYKHPQFGDIEIGGPKKNYIRNHPGFMLEEDAHRNMAFTLFHADNMPMLTVQDIEIKPLANGLTQITATVQNQRVIPTHSSHDLKYRIERPDRISLKGATALAGMIVDNDDLGIAREQKNNPATIEVPNIPGMGYVKVRWIVSGKPGKATVEVDSQKGGLASKTVE, from the coding sequence ATGAAACATATACTCCTCATAACGCTTAGCCTGTTTGCGCTGACAGCCGTTGGGCAGAAGCAACCGGCCAAAACCGACGATCCCGGCGGGCTGAAAGCCATTGGGTCGCCCGTGAATCCAAAAGTGCCGATGCGGTGGAATCACTATAACGACTACGGCATGATTACCAAATTCTGTCAGGATCTGGCCAAAGCCTACCCCGATCTGGTGAAGCTGGAGTCGATGGGCAAATCGTATCAGGGCCGCGACATCTGGGTGCTGACCATTACCGACACAAAAACGGGGAACCCGGCCCGCAAGCCCGGTTTTTACATCGACGGTAATATTCACTCCAACGAAATTCAGGGGTCGGAGGTCGCGATGTACACGGCCTGGTACCTGGCCGAATCGTTTGCTGATGAGTCATACATTCAACAGCTATTGAAAGACCGGGTGTTCTACATTGCCCCGACGATCAACCCCGACGCCCGCGAAGATTTCGTCAAGAACCCCAACAACCCCAACACGCCCCGCTCCGGTATGATGCCGCTGGATGACGACGGCGACGGGCAGGTTGACGAGGATAAATACGACGATCTGGACAAAGACGGCAACATCGTGCAGATGCGCCGGAAGAGTCCGCTGGGCCGGTGGAACGTCGACCCCAGCGATCCAAACCGCATGGTGCCCGCCAAACCCGACGAGCCGGGGACGTACGAAATTCTGGGTTACGAGGGTGAAGACAACGACGGCGATGGGCTGGTAAATGAAGACGTGATCGGGCAGTACGACCCCAACCGCGACTGGGGTTGGGGCTGGCAACCTGACTATATTCAGCGCGGGGCCTTGTACTACCCCGGTACGCTGCCCGAAACACAGGCCGTGAAGAAATTCGCGATGAGCCACCCCAACATCGCCGGAGCGCAGAGCTACCACAATTACGGCGGTATGTTTCTGCGCGGACCGGGTTCGGAAGAAGATGTGCCCTACTACACACCCGGTGATATTGCCGTGTACGACGTGATTGGGAAAGTGGGGGAGAAGATGATTCCCGGCTACCGCTACCTGACCATCTACAAAGACCTGTACACCGTGTACGGCGGTGAAATCGACTGGTTCTCGCTGGGCCGGGGTGTCTTTACGTTCTCAACGGAGCTGATGACGTCGTACAAGTTCTTTAACCAGAAATCAGATGAGAATCGGTTTCAGAACGACGAGTTCAACCAGTTCGACAAGTACCTGCTGCTGAAAGATGCCTATGTGCCGTGGAAAGCGTACAAGCACCCGCAGTTTGGCGACATTGAAATTGGTGGGCCGAAGAAAAACTACATCCGCAACCACCCCGGTTTTATGCTCGAAGAAGACGCCCATCGCAACATGGCGTTTACGCTCTTTCACGCCGATAACATGCCGATGCTGACGGTGCAGGACATCGAAATAAAACCCCTCGCCAACGGCCTGACCCAGATTACGGCGACGGTGCAGAATCAGCGCGTAATCCCGACCCACTCGAGCCACGACCTGAAATACCGAATCGAACGGCCTGACCGCATTTCGCTGAAAGGCGCTACGGCGTTGGCGGGAATGATTGTCGACAACGACGATCTGGGCATCGCCCGCGAGCAAAAAAACAACCCGGCTACGATTGAGGTGCCGAATATTCCAGGCATGGGCTACGTCAAAGTGCGCTGGATCGTAAGCGGCAAACCCGGTAAGGCAACCGTCGAGGTCGACAGTCAGAAGGGTGGGCTGGCGTCGAAAACGGTGGAGTAA
- a CDS encoding winged helix-turn-helix domain-containing protein, with amino-acid sequence MNQLLTNFNKAFESKARLSLMSVLMVNDSLSFNAFKELLGLTDGNLATHLRALEEAGFVSVQKQFVGRKPNTTYTATEAGRQAFTEHLNALEEFIKGI; translated from the coding sequence ATGAATCAACTACTGACAAACTTCAACAAAGCCTTTGAAAGCAAAGCGCGGCTGAGCCTCATGTCGGTACTAATGGTCAACGATTCGCTCAGTTTCAACGCGTTCAAAGAATTATTGGGCCTGACCGACGGGAATCTGGCGACGCACCTGCGCGCGCTGGAAGAAGCGGGTTTTGTATCGGTGCAGAAGCAGTTCGTCGGTCGCAAACCCAATACAACCTACACCGCTACCGAAGCGGGCAGGCAGGCGTTTACCGAGCACCTCAACGCGCTGGAAGAATTTATCAAGGGTATCTGA
- a CDS encoding diacylglycerol kinase family protein, which translates to MIDTRKVLRSFRFAGQGIVDLFRFENNAKVHGLAALAVLGLGLWLGLGRIEWALLVTQIGLVWAAEAVNTALEKLCDHVTPDRHPQIKAIKDMASGAVLIMALTAATVGSIILGSHLIDRFF; encoded by the coding sequence ATGATTGATACCCGCAAAGTGCTGCGCAGCTTCCGGTTTGCGGGGCAGGGCATCGTCGATCTGTTCCGGTTTGAGAACAACGCCAAAGTACACGGGCTGGCGGCTTTGGCTGTACTGGGACTGGGGTTGTGGCTCGGGCTGGGCCGGATCGAGTGGGCGTTGCTGGTTACGCAGATCGGGCTGGTCTGGGCAGCCGAAGCCGTGAATACCGCCCTCGAAAAACTCTGCGACCACGTTACCCCCGACCGTCACCCACAGATCAAAGCGATTAAAGACATGGCGTCCGGCGCGGTGCTGATTATGGCCCTCACTGCCGCCACCGTTGGCAGCATTATCCTGGGCAGTCACCTTATCGACCGTTTTTTCTGA
- a CDS encoding DUF1361 domain-containing protein — protein sequence MQTSLFSFQPARSGRGLVALAGLTVGGLVLTVARGFITGNWWFFIMLTWNLFLAWFPLGVVLVLRDLRASAAERPLFGSTEVLLAALTIWLAFLPNAPYIITDLFHIQDVPMPLLWFDTMTIFLFAMTGLLCGLYSTLLVHRILRPLLGTTQTWLVMLGCQFLSGFGIYLGRFGRWNSWNVLSSPVDLVRAVVFAYRDHLSIKLTLAYGFVLVVLYVAFWWHNEQDEPALTR from the coding sequence ATGCAAACATCATTATTTTCATTCCAGCCTGCCCGGTCGGGTCGGGGTTTGGTCGCGTTAGCGGGTCTGACGGTGGGCGGGTTAGTTCTGACCGTGGCACGGGGGTTTATCACGGGCAACTGGTGGTTTTTCATCATGCTTACCTGGAATCTGTTTCTGGCGTGGTTCCCGCTGGGGGTTGTGCTGGTGTTGCGCGATTTGCGGGCGTCGGCAGCGGAGCGGCCTTTGTTCGGCAGTACCGAAGTGCTGCTGGCGGCCCTGACGATCTGGCTGGCGTTTCTGCCCAACGCACCGTACATCATTACCGACCTGTTTCACATTCAGGACGTGCCGATGCCGCTGCTGTGGTTCGACACCATGACTATTTTTCTGTTTGCTATGACGGGCCTGCTCTGCGGACTGTACTCGACGTTGTTGGTCCATCGGATACTGCGACCATTGCTGGGTACCACCCAAACCTGGCTGGTGATGCTGGGCTGTCAGTTTTTGTCGGGATTCGGTATTTATCTGGGGCGGTTTGGCCGGTGGAACAGCTGGAATGTGTTATCATCGCCAGTTGATCTGGTTCGGGCTGTCGTCTTCGCCTACCGGGATCACCTGAGTATTAAACTGACGCTGGCTTATGGCTTTGTACTCGTCGTTTTGTACGTGGCCTTCTGGTGGCACAACGAGCAGGACGAACCTGCGCTGACTCGCTGA
- a CDS encoding right-handed parallel beta-helix repeat-containing protein has translation MRLNVLSRFGWLSLLIGLLAQCHPADPEPNLVWNRQDALTIADVRALSGYNLPGSIRITDAGKEGLFRAVPIDNSSADNMGTVLVTINGIRYVREYTGPANAYWFGITPESDDIGPALQAAVNAATVLIIPDGTYRQRKSVVLRSGMTVQGNPGKVVINLPNSYSSFVYLTRPQDALQPLENITIDGLSWNVTSQEETQVSTIYIDGPSVSNLIIQNCSSRDETAKDSTNWLTLKIQAGKTANNVLVQNNDVRAKRIACEIFNHDNYGVYAGKNITVQNNYFHDSWFGISLSGPMDGLTIDKNRIVNCSFYGIEVAGAARNVKITNNTFEGTFSRFLAGSNDGSGEGQGGGSVLTGAQITGNSTVGLVTGGIQLFNGGTVNFSKNNFNMTGMLELAHSTSGGTFADNVIQTTFDRAVICDNVSNNTFTNNRLSNKNSSDNRATFISYGNRATNNVLRNNTLSKGAGSGSYYLSLDGGSTVASGNVDENGNPIP, from the coding sequence ATGAGACTGAACGTTCTGAGTCGCTTCGGCTGGCTCTCGCTGTTGATTGGATTACTTGCGCAATGCCACCCGGCCGATCCTGAGCCTAATCTGGTCTGGAACCGGCAGGACGCGCTGACGATAGCTGATGTGCGTGCTTTGTCTGGGTATAATCTGCCGGGTAGCATTCGCATTACCGATGCCGGTAAAGAAGGGTTGTTCCGGGCGGTCCCGATCGATAATAGCTCGGCCGACAATATGGGAACGGTGCTGGTTACAATCAACGGCATCCGCTACGTGCGCGAGTACACTGGTCCGGCAAACGCGTACTGGTTCGGCATCACGCCTGAGTCTGATGACATTGGCCCGGCCTTGCAGGCGGCTGTCAACGCGGCTACGGTTCTGATTATCCCCGACGGCACGTACCGGCAGCGGAAATCGGTGGTACTACGGAGTGGGATGACCGTACAGGGTAATCCGGGGAAAGTGGTTATCAATTTACCGAACAGTTATTCGTCGTTCGTGTACCTGACCCGCCCGCAGGACGCCCTACAACCGCTCGAAAACATTACGATCGATGGGCTATCGTGGAACGTAACCTCGCAGGAAGAAACGCAGGTAAGCACAATCTACATCGACGGCCCATCCGTCAGCAACCTGATCATTCAAAATTGCAGCAGCCGCGACGAAACCGCTAAAGACAGCACCAACTGGCTGACTCTTAAGATTCAGGCGGGAAAGACAGCCAACAACGTTCTGGTACAGAACAACGACGTGCGGGCCAAGCGCATAGCCTGCGAGATATTCAACCACGACAACTACGGTGTCTACGCGGGTAAGAACATCACCGTGCAGAACAATTACTTCCACGACAGCTGGTTCGGTATTTCGCTGTCGGGACCGATGGATGGCCTGACCATCGACAAGAACCGTATTGTAAACTGTAGCTTCTACGGCATTGAGGTTGCCGGGGCTGCCCGCAACGTAAAGATTACCAACAACACATTTGAAGGTACATTCAGCCGGTTTCTGGCCGGTTCCAACGATGGTTCCGGCGAGGGGCAGGGGGGCGGGTCCGTGCTGACCGGCGCCCAAATAACCGGCAACTCAACCGTCGGACTCGTGACGGGCGGTATTCAGCTTTTCAACGGGGGAACCGTCAACTTCAGCAAAAACAACTTCAACATGACGGGTATGCTTGAACTGGCCCACTCGACCAGCGGAGGAACGTTTGCCGACAATGTTATCCAGACGACATTCGACAGGGCGGTAATCTGCGACAACGTATCCAACAACACGTTTACGAACAACCGACTATCAAACAAGAACTCGTCCGACAACCGGGCTACATTTATATCGTACGGCAACCGCGCCACCAACAACGTGCTCAGAAATAATACGCTTAGTAAAGGCGCTGGTAGTGGATCCTACTATCTGTCTCTTGACGGAGGCAGCACTGTCGCGTCGGGTAATGTCGATGAAAACGGGAATCCGATTCCGTAA
- a CDS encoding ABC transporter ATP-binding protein: MIDLHQISKYYPTGFGKTYVLRQIDLSIKPGEFVSIMGPSGSGKSTLLHILGLLEEPSEGEYLFDGEPVQKLSEKKRTELHRTRIGFVFQAYHLIDELTVYENIETPLLYKGVGGSERKSRVAELLDRFNMVAKKDLFPAQLSGGQQQLVGIARALAHQPAVIFADEPTGNLHSDQAHDIMALFRELNQRDGVTVVQVTHSEVNAEYGSRIIRLKDGWLV; encoded by the coding sequence ATGATCGACTTACACCAGATTTCGAAATATTACCCGACTGGCTTCGGGAAAACCTACGTGCTTCGGCAAATCGACCTGTCGATCAAGCCGGGCGAATTCGTCTCGATTATGGGCCCAAGCGGATCGGGTAAATCAACGCTGCTGCACATTCTTGGGCTGCTGGAAGAGCCATCGGAAGGTGAGTATCTGTTCGATGGAGAGCCGGTGCAGAAACTGTCGGAGAAAAAGCGTACCGAACTGCACCGCACCCGCATCGGCTTCGTGTTTCAGGCCTATCACCTTATCGATGAGCTGACGGTATACGAAAACATCGAAACGCCGTTGTTGTACAAGGGCGTGGGTGGTTCGGAGCGGAAAAGCCGCGTGGCCGAATTGCTCGACCGGTTCAACATGGTTGCCAAGAAAGATTTATTTCCCGCGCAGCTATCGGGCGGACAGCAGCAGTTGGTGGGTATTGCCCGTGCACTGGCCCACCAGCCCGCCGTCATCTTCGCCGACGAACCAACCGGCAACCTGCACTCCGATCAGGCGCACGACATCATGGCCCTGTTCCGCGAACTCAATCAGCGCGACGGGGTCACGGTCGTGCAGGTGACGCACTCTGAAGTCAACGCCGAATACGGCTCCCGCATCATTCGGTTGAAAGACGGCTGGCTGGTCTGA